Proteins encoded in a region of the Stieleria neptunia genome:
- a CDS encoding glycosyltransferase, translating to MIVSHFNSFLRGGAATAARQLHAALRNRGIKSRFQYLAGQSFTDSQRAEIDTDDFYSTQWARQGTLENALDRVRFRVHRQSWKRATRGAKDGPEIFTSPHGQPYTPWPPLDHPAADGQTRSHLIHLHWISKFIDFPSFFGSLDPGQPVVWTLHDMNALTGGCHFSGGCQRFRVGCGNCPQVKRSGQTDVSFRSFETKRRALQKINLHIVAPSRWLLGLAQSSPLLDQAKSFTRIPYGMPTDKLYPMQKQFAREALGIESDAFIIGFGAMNLASRRKGATELLAALERVGSDRNVRGLVFGSGTLSDATKTLPEMIQIGNVQDDRTRRLVYSAADVFVLPSTEDNLPLTGLEAMACGTPVIGFDAGGIPDYVIPGKTGLLADNGDAAQLARRLQTAIANPDAMQAMGAQARDLIMDQFQSDTQAQCYMELYRNLIGADNQTQRRAA from the coding sequence GTGATTGTCAGTCATTTCAACAGCTTTCTTCGTGGCGGAGCTGCCACGGCTGCGCGACAATTGCACGCCGCGCTCCGCAACCGCGGAATCAAAAGCCGGTTTCAATACTTGGCCGGTCAGTCCTTCACCGATTCGCAGCGTGCCGAAATTGACACGGACGATTTCTACAGCACGCAATGGGCACGCCAAGGGACACTGGAAAACGCCCTCGACCGCGTCCGGTTTCGAGTGCATCGACAGTCATGGAAGCGCGCCACACGTGGCGCCAAAGATGGACCCGAAATCTTTACTTCCCCGCACGGTCAGCCGTACACCCCCTGGCCGCCACTGGATCACCCCGCCGCAGATGGCCAAACCCGGTCGCACCTCATCCATCTGCACTGGATCTCCAAGTTCATCGACTTTCCCAGTTTCTTCGGATCGCTGGACCCGGGCCAACCCGTGGTCTGGACGCTCCACGACATGAACGCGCTGACCGGTGGTTGCCACTTCTCCGGCGGCTGCCAACGGTTTCGCGTCGGGTGTGGAAACTGCCCCCAAGTCAAACGATCGGGGCAAACCGATGTCAGTTTTCGTTCGTTTGAAACCAAACGCCGCGCCTTGCAAAAGATCAATCTACACATCGTCGCGCCGAGCCGTTGGTTGTTGGGGTTGGCACAATCCAGTCCGTTGTTGGACCAAGCGAAATCGTTCACCCGAATTCCCTATGGTATGCCGACTGACAAACTCTATCCGATGCAGAAACAATTTGCCCGTGAAGCCCTCGGCATTGAGTCCGACGCGTTCATCATCGGCTTTGGTGCGATGAATTTGGCCAGCCGCCGAAAGGGCGCGACCGAATTGCTCGCGGCTTTGGAACGTGTGGGATCCGATCGCAACGTCCGCGGCTTGGTGTTTGGCAGCGGCACACTCTCCGATGCGACCAAAACGTTGCCGGAGATGATTCAGATTGGCAACGTTCAAGACGATCGCACGCGCCGCTTGGTGTACAGCGCGGCCGATGTTTTTGTCCTACCATCGACCGAAGACAATCTTCCGTTGACCGGGCTGGAGGCGATGGCGTGCGGTACTCCCGTGATCGGATTCGATGCCGGTGGCATTCCCGACTATGTGATTCCGGGCAAAACAGGACTGCTCGCCGACAACGGTGACGCCGCCCAACTCGCCCGACGCTTGCAGACCGCGATCGCCAACCCGGATGCCATGCAAGCGATGGGAGCCCAAGCCAGGGATCTGATCATGGATCAGTTTCAATCGGATACCCAAGCGCAATGCTACATGGAACTGTATCGAAACCTGATCGGGGCCGACAACCAAACACAGCGCCGCGCCGCCTAG
- a CDS encoding glycosyltransferase family 2 protein, translating into MPSSNHRRPTFRIVTPSFNQAEYLEQTIQSVLSQDGRGSDFDLQYAVVDGGSSDGSVDIIKKYRGELAFWCSEPDRGQSHAINKGFERVDGDICAYINSDDYYLPGAFQRIVALWNENPDADLFSGVCRKVNAQGKRLRDQCSDISTLPEILDLWNHWLRPNPNRNFIQPEVFWTKRLSERIGTFNESLHYTMDFDYWLRGFDAGIKVAKTDQPLAAFRIHAGQKTSARNASILELLDGITPYILSDDDRISAADRRRLLRHSRMTRRVIESADSLPEQRLLSLLSLAADEPGLLTSRHYWRQMRRNGKRVFWKRHAA; encoded by the coding sequence ATGCCATCGTCGAATCATCGCCGTCCGACATTCCGAATCGTCACCCCATCGTTCAACCAAGCGGAGTACTTGGAGCAAACGATCCAGAGTGTTTTGTCTCAAGACGGTCGTGGCAGCGACTTTGACTTGCAATACGCGGTCGTGGACGGGGGCAGCTCGGATGGATCGGTCGACATCATCAAGAAGTACCGCGGCGAATTGGCTTTCTGGTGCAGCGAACCAGATCGCGGTCAGTCCCACGCGATCAATAAGGGATTTGAACGAGTCGATGGCGACATCTGCGCCTACATCAACAGCGACGATTATTACCTGCCGGGCGCGTTTCAACGAATCGTAGCACTGTGGAACGAAAACCCGGATGCGGATCTTTTCTCAGGTGTCTGCCGGAAAGTGAACGCACAAGGGAAACGACTTCGCGATCAATGTTCGGATATTTCAACGTTGCCGGAAATCCTCGATTTGTGGAACCATTGGCTGCGCCCGAATCCCAATCGAAATTTTATCCAACCCGAAGTGTTCTGGACCAAACGACTGAGCGAGCGAATCGGAACATTCAACGAATCGCTCCACTACACGATGGATTTCGACTACTGGTTGCGTGGTTTCGACGCGGGGATAAAGGTCGCCAAAACCGATCAGCCCCTCGCCGCGTTCCGCATTCACGCCGGTCAAAAAACTTCGGCCCGCAACGCCAGTATCTTGGAACTGCTCGACGGGATCACGCCCTACATCCTGTCGGACGATGATCGGATTTCAGCCGCCGATCGGCGGCGGTTGCTCCGCCACAGTCGGATGACGCGACGTGTCATCGAATCGGCCGATTCTCTTCCTGAACAACGATTGCTTTCTCTGCTGTCACTTGCCGCCGACGAGCCGGGATTGTTGACGTCCAGGCATTATTGGCGGCAGATGCGTCGTAACGGCAAGCGGGTGTTTTGGAAACGTCACGCGGCCTGA
- a CDS encoding DUF4347 domain-containing protein: MVRSSAATGIKRHQTRRSPRWTAGPMEPRIMLAADAGVAVAAAPLADAVEEATATPAADSIQISAATLNPTATLVIVDPSVANDFDFSAAIPADAELVVLDPATDAVSQITDILSHRSGLHSVHLISHGQPGRLQLGHDRVDADTVADRAAELMRWKTSFAPGGDLLIYGCDVAAGDQGQAFLNRIAHVTGLDVAASIDRTGSAGHQADWDLERTVGAVTHVDDLDRSALSQFTGALSIQIYAAGQIGEEEMQLQVGNEVVGTWTMTGTDASNRLFGEFSVAIENASIDDIRINFINDLWRPEIGLDRNLRVDRIVVDGVTYQTEDSSVFSTGSWRSEDGIVPGFRQSEYLNANGHFQFASTGNGGGSVITIDASGNMGQERMELLIDGNVVRTFENVSASPATYSYTANETVTADRVEIAFTNDFYDPDNGIDRNLKVDRIRIDGQVFETEAPSTYTTGFYVAGQGIVAGFYQSETLYGNGRFQYLADNPPPPVDPPVDPPDNGESGSFVLAEDFASVFESDSSVTLTIARVGGSDGTASVQYATASETATAGSDFVANSGTLVFADGETSQSVTVFLLQDGIAEGTESFSFRLTGSENASLLAPRTATINILDIDQGLPTYASFDSTANLQLNRDATINYGNLQLTTVVPQQRGSAYHRTPISVDANTSFQATFAARFNGGQGSAGGEGLAFIIQNSPGGTAGQDIGNYSGGLAYNAQQNSIGIELDTFQNVYEQFADEITITVNGVMVTPVRTIQSPYDLNDGRVYYTWVDYNGQSDNLSVYISDTNEKPEFALMKTTLQLDGIVGSQAYVGFAAATGTAYNNTYIHSWSMTLDTPAADPPTIPTGEIIRQDIITGLNQPLNVEWSPDGRNLYVGEKAGIVRVSRDGGPLTEMIDISGITNNVQDRGLVDFEVHPDFVNNPYIYLNYTVDPPEVYHYVGNPLAGPDGSGNRAGRLVRMTLDASTNYTTVIPNSSVTLLGTNSTWSNFNAFVDSTLNFNEPPAGLNPDGSYIQDFINSDSRSHTVGGLAFGADGALYVGIGDGASFNQTDPRALRVQDPNSLSGKILRIDPITGQGFSDNPFFDGDVNSNRSKVYQLGLRNPWRLSVNPNDGRLYIGETGLVSFEEINIGPAGTNFGWPYYEGGQGVNRRTPSYQGLPQAQGFYNSGQPASPAFIAQPHTNGTDVIVLGSVGSGLNYGPQYDNDVFYADFASGVVRHGSVDAAGNLTSIDVFATGANFAVDIQQGPDGFLYYVDIVSGSVGRFLLI, encoded by the coding sequence ATGGTTCGCTCAAGCGCCGCCACCGGCATCAAACGCCATCAAACACGTCGATCTCCCCGATGGACTGCCGGCCCGATGGAACCGCGGATCATGCTGGCTGCCGATGCCGGTGTGGCAGTCGCCGCGGCACCGCTCGCCGATGCCGTTGAAGAGGCGACCGCGACGCCCGCGGCTGATTCGATCCAGATCTCGGCCGCGACGCTGAACCCAACGGCGACGCTGGTGATCGTCGACCCGAGCGTTGCCAACGATTTTGATTTCTCAGCGGCGATCCCGGCCGACGCCGAGTTGGTCGTGCTCGATCCAGCCACCGACGCCGTTTCACAGATCACTGACATCCTGTCCCATCGATCCGGACTCCACAGCGTGCACCTGATCAGTCACGGACAGCCCGGTCGATTGCAATTGGGACACGATCGTGTGGACGCGGACACGGTCGCCGATCGGGCCGCCGAGTTGATGCGTTGGAAAACCTCCTTTGCTCCCGGCGGCGACCTACTGATCTATGGCTGTGACGTCGCCGCGGGCGACCAGGGGCAAGCGTTCTTGAATCGCATCGCACACGTCACCGGCCTGGATGTTGCGGCGTCGATCGATCGTACGGGCAGCGCCGGTCACCAAGCCGACTGGGATCTGGAGCGAACGGTTGGCGCGGTGACACACGTCGACGACCTGGATCGCTCGGCGCTGTCGCAGTTCACGGGGGCTTTGTCGATCCAGATCTACGCCGCCGGTCAGATCGGTGAAGAAGAAATGCAGTTGCAAGTCGGCAACGAAGTCGTCGGCACTTGGACAATGACCGGCACCGATGCCAGCAATCGTTTGTTCGGCGAGTTTAGCGTGGCGATCGAAAATGCCTCGATCGATGACATTCGAATCAATTTCATCAACGATCTTTGGAGGCCAGAAATCGGATTGGATCGAAACCTCCGCGTCGATCGCATCGTCGTCGACGGCGTGACGTATCAAACCGAAGACTCCTCGGTCTTTTCAACGGGATCGTGGCGATCGGAAGACGGGATCGTTCCGGGCTTTCGTCAAAGTGAATACCTGAACGCGAACGGTCACTTCCAATTCGCTTCCACCGGCAACGGTGGCGGGTCGGTCATCACGATCGACGCGTCGGGAAACATGGGGCAAGAGCGGATGGAGTTGCTGATCGATGGAAATGTCGTTCGAACCTTCGAAAATGTTTCGGCCAGCCCCGCGACCTACTCCTACACGGCAAACGAAACGGTCACGGCCGACCGGGTCGAGATTGCGTTTACCAATGACTTTTATGATCCCGACAACGGCATCGATCGAAACCTGAAAGTCGATCGGATTCGAATCGACGGCCAGGTGTTTGAAACCGAGGCACCGTCCACCTACACGACCGGGTTCTACGTCGCCGGGCAAGGCATCGTCGCCGGGTTCTATCAGAGCGAAACGTTGTACGGAAACGGCCGGTTTCAGTACTTAGCCGACAACCCTCCGCCGCCAGTGGATCCACCCGTCGACCCGCCAGATAATGGCGAAAGTGGCAGCTTTGTGCTCGCGGAGGATTTTGCATCGGTGTTCGAATCCGATTCGTCGGTCACGCTGACGATCGCGCGTGTCGGCGGCAGCGACGGCACCGCTTCGGTCCAGTATGCCACGGCCTCGGAGACCGCCACCGCGGGCAGCGACTTCGTGGCGAATTCCGGAACGCTGGTCTTCGCTGACGGTGAAACGAGCCAATCGGTCACGGTCTTTTTGTTGCAAGATGGCATCGCCGAAGGGACCGAGTCGTTCAGTTTTCGATTGACGGGATCGGAAAACGCCAGCCTGCTTGCCCCACGCACGGCAACCATCAACATCTTGGACATCGATCAGGGCTTGCCGACCTATGCCTCGTTTGATTCCACCGCCAATCTGCAGCTCAACCGCGACGCGACGATCAACTACGGCAATTTGCAATTGACCACCGTGGTCCCCCAGCAACGCGGATCGGCCTACCACAGAACGCCGATCAGCGTTGACGCCAACACCTCCTTCCAAGCCACGTTTGCCGCGCGATTCAATGGCGGGCAAGGTTCTGCCGGAGGCGAGGGATTGGCGTTTATCATCCAGAATTCGCCCGGCGGAACCGCCGGACAAGACATCGGCAACTACTCCGGCGGACTGGCCTACAACGCCCAGCAGAACTCGATCGGAATCGAACTGGATACGTTCCAAAATGTTTACGAACAATTTGCCGATGAAATCACGATCACCGTCAATGGCGTGATGGTCACGCCGGTCCGGACGATTCAATCGCCCTATGATCTCAACGACGGACGGGTCTATTACACCTGGGTCGACTACAACGGGCAAAGTGACAACCTGTCGGTCTACATTTCTGACACCAATGAAAAGCCCGAGTTCGCGTTGATGAAAACGACGCTGCAACTCGATGGCATCGTCGGCAGCCAGGCCTATGTCGGGTTCGCGGCCGCAACCGGAACCGCGTACAACAACACCTATATCCATTCCTGGAGTATGACGCTGGATACACCGGCCGCTGATCCGCCCACGATCCCGACCGGTGAAATCATCCGCCAGGACATCATCACGGGATTGAATCAGCCACTGAACGTCGAATGGTCACCCGACGGACGCAACCTGTACGTCGGTGAAAAAGCCGGCATCGTTCGCGTTTCACGCGATGGCGGTCCGCTGACGGAAATGATTGACATCTCCGGCATCACCAACAACGTCCAGGATCGCGGATTGGTTGATTTCGAAGTCCATCCAGATTTCGTCAACAATCCCTACATCTATTTGAACTACACCGTCGATCCGCCGGAAGTTTATCACTACGTCGGCAACCCCTTGGCCGGTCCCGACGGGTCGGGCAACCGGGCCGGGCGGTTGGTCCGAATGACGTTGGATGCGTCCACGAACTACACCACCGTGATCCCCAACAGCAGCGTCACGTTGTTGGGGACGAACAGCACTTGGAGTAACTTCAATGCGTTCGTCGACAGCACCCTCAATTTCAACGAACCGCCGGCCGGACTGAACCCCGACGGCAGCTACATCCAAGACTTCATCAACAGCGACAGCCGCTCCCACACCGTCGGCGGTTTGGCCTTTGGTGCCGACGGCGCGCTGTATGTCGGCATCGGCGACGGCGCCAGTTTCAATCAAACCGATCCACGTGCCCTGCGGGTTCAAGACCCCAACAGCCTCTCCGGCAAGATCCTTCGCATCGATCCCATCACCGGGCAAGGATTCAGCGACAATCCGTTCTTCGACGGCGACGTTAATTCCAACCGCAGCAAAGTCTACCAGCTGGGATTGCGAAACCCCTGGCGGCTTTCGGTGAACCCCAATGATGGGCGGCTGTATATTGGCGAAACCGGGCTGGTCAGCTTTGAAGAGATCAACATCGGGCCCGCGGGAACCAATTTCGGATGGCCCTATTATGAAGGCGGCCAAGGGGTCAATCGCCGCACGCCGTCGTATCAGGGATTGCCGCAGGCCCAAGGGTTTTACAATTCGGGTCAGCCCGCCAGCCCCGCCTTCATCGCTCAGCCACACACCAACGGGACCGACGTCATCGTTTTGGGCAGCGTCGGTTCGGGCCTGAACTACGGTCCCCAGTACGACAACGACGTGTTCTATGCCGACTTTGCCAGCGGTGTCGTCCGGCACGGCAGCGTCGATGCGGCCGGCAACCTGACTTCGATCGACGTGTTCGCGACCGGAGCCAACTTCGCCGTCGACATCCAACAGGGCCCCGATGGATTCCTGTACTACGTCGATATCGTGTCCGGCTCCGTCGGACGTTTCCTGTTGATTTAA
- a CDS encoding sulfotransferase family protein, which yields MTSSVVFIVSQPRAGSTLLQTMLSRHGEVHAPGEAWLMLPLVHAISGSRRDVQSPYDQCLADDAVGEFVRENLSGGWSEMQAEIGRAAARIYEAARVRAGAKVLIDKTPRYYWIIEDLLSLIPDCRIILLRRNPLAVLSSIMETWTRRTRVGFLKDYRGDLLEAPARVAAAMSIQDDRIVSLRYEDLVRDPGQHLMQLQSFIGLRAVDGLQHYGSAERRAYGDPNGVHQHDAAQVDSIDKYLRRAATRATDWRLMDDYRRHLGRDLLQRLGYDDDALKRQLDAVKPIGTALAPTLSSQVCPRPAEPRRSVIRLRRMAADVVTKWGKAA from the coding sequence GTGACATCTTCCGTCGTCTTTATTGTCTCGCAGCCGCGCGCGGGTTCGACGCTGTTGCAAACCATGTTGTCCCGGCACGGCGAGGTCCACGCCCCCGGTGAAGCCTGGTTGATGTTGCCGTTGGTCCACGCGATCTCGGGCTCACGCCGCGACGTGCAATCCCCCTATGATCAGTGTTTGGCCGATGACGCGGTCGGCGAGTTTGTGCGCGAGAATCTGAGCGGCGGATGGAGCGAAATGCAGGCCGAGATCGGTCGTGCGGCGGCGCGGATCTACGAGGCGGCTCGCGTCCGTGCGGGGGCAAAGGTGTTGATCGACAAAACACCCCGCTATTACTGGATCATCGAAGACCTGCTCAGTCTGATTCCGGATTGTCGCATCATCTTGCTGCGGCGCAACCCGCTGGCGGTTTTATCCTCGATCATGGAAACGTGGACTCGTCGCACGCGAGTCGGTTTTTTGAAAGATTACCGTGGCGACTTGTTGGAAGCCCCGGCGCGGGTCGCCGCCGCGATGTCGATCCAGGACGACCGGATTGTTTCGCTGCGGTACGAAGATTTGGTGCGTGATCCCGGCCAGCACTTGATGCAACTGCAATCCTTCATCGGCCTCCGCGCCGTCGACGGCCTGCAGCACTACGGCAGTGCCGAGCGACGCGCCTACGGTGATCCCAACGGGGTCCATCAGCATGATGCCGCGCAAGTCGATTCGATCGACAAGTACCTGCGGCGAGCGGCGACACGGGCGACCGACTGGAGATTGATGGACGACTACCGACGTCATCTCGGCCGCGATCTGCTGCAGCGACTGGGCTATGACGACGATGCATTGAAACGACAATTGGATGCCGTCAAACCGATCGGCACGGCACTGGCCCCGACGCTGTCGTCGCAGGTCTGTCCGCGGCCGGCGGAACCGCGACGCAGCGTGATCCGATTGCGACGCATGGCCGCCGATGTCGTGACGAAGTGGGGGAAAGCGGCGTAA
- a CDS encoding glycosyltransferase family 2 protein has translation MMDDLYPTISVMMPCCNNARYIDAAVESVLSQQIDVPLELLIIDDASTDDSVDRIRAIDDPRIRLIRNRSNAGISRVRNQLLAAAHGRFLTSLDGDDVYVDPRKLDREWELLHRCPHPERTIVYSDVRWIDGDGATMLQSSAIAPPMEGILYQAILDRRVMIPRDFLLSAELARSVGGFDVDLPIYEDWDYKLRLAQKAVFRYTGAVGIGYRRHGSGLSAAAAPLHQTCQAVIRKKHGGEGSDGDPMRLLSLAGRLHGILTRNRLQDRKAA, from the coding sequence ATGATGGATGATTTGTATCCGACGATCTCGGTGATGATGCCGTGTTGCAATAATGCCCGCTACATCGACGCGGCGGTGGAGTCGGTGTTGTCGCAACAGATCGACGTCCCGCTGGAATTGCTGATCATCGACGATGCTTCCACCGATGACTCGGTCGATCGCATCCGCGCGATCGACGATCCGCGAATCCGGTTGATTCGGAACAGGAGCAACGCGGGGATCTCACGGGTTCGCAACCAGTTGCTCGCCGCCGCCCACGGCCGCTTCTTGACGTCTCTGGACGGCGACGACGTGTACGTGGATCCGCGGAAACTGGACCGCGAGTGGGAATTGCTGCACCGCTGTCCGCATCCCGAACGAACGATCGTCTACAGCGACGTCAGGTGGATCGATGGCGACGGCGCGACGATGCTGCAATCCAGCGCGATCGCGCCGCCGATGGAAGGCATTTTGTACCAGGCGATCTTGGATCGCCGCGTGATGATCCCGCGGGACTTTTTGCTGTCGGCAGAATTGGCTCGCAGCGTCGGCGGATTTGATGTCGACCTGCCGATCTACGAGGACTGGGATTACAAGCTGCGGCTGGCCCAAAAAGCGGTTTTCCGATACACCGGTGCGGTCGGGATTGGCTATCGTCGACACGGCAGCGGCCTGTCCGCCGCAGCCGCACCGTTGCATCAAACATGCCAGGCGGTCATCCGCAAGAAACATGGCGGCGAAGGCAGTGACGGCGACCCGATGCGATTGCTCTCCCTGGCCGGGCGGCTGCACGGCATTTTGACCCGCAATCGGCTGCAGGACCGCAAGGCCGCCTAG
- a CDS encoding DUF2071 domain-containing protein, with amino-acid sequence MRIPIIRGLIDRRVLVNYRVDPDVLARVCPEPFRPQMVGGFGVAGICLIRLKQIRPKHLPSFFGVASENAAHRIAVQWDVNGVGQTGVYIPRRDTSSLMTAFAGGRLFPGVHHRARFDVLEAEHDYRVAMTSVDGTVHVDVDGRTTEALPDTSVFATVAECSQFFEAGSLGYSPVNSAAKYDGLELRTVNWQVQPLSVRNVHSSFFDDRDLFPAGSVTFDNALLMRDIEHEWHSRKSLCGHCG; translated from the coding sequence ATGCGCATCCCGATCATCCGTGGGCTCATTGACCGGCGTGTGCTCGTCAATTATCGGGTGGATCCCGACGTGCTGGCACGTGTTTGTCCGGAACCGTTCCGCCCACAGATGGTCGGTGGATTTGGCGTCGCCGGCATCTGTCTGATCCGTCTGAAGCAGATTCGACCGAAACACCTGCCTTCGTTCTTCGGCGTCGCCTCGGAGAATGCCGCTCACCGCATTGCCGTCCAATGGGATGTCAATGGCGTTGGTCAGACGGGAGTCTATATCCCACGACGCGACACCTCTTCGCTTATGACAGCATTTGCCGGTGGTCGGCTCTTTCCTGGCGTTCACCATCGCGCCCGGTTCGACGTCCTTGAAGCGGAGCACGATTATCGTGTCGCCATGACGAGTGTTGACGGGACGGTCCACGTTGATGTCGATGGACGGACCACAGAGGCGTTGCCAGACACATCCGTTTTCGCGACGGTTGCCGAGTGCTCGCAGTTCTTTGAAGCCGGTTCCCTGGGATACTCACCGGTAAACTCAGCGGCAAAATATGATGGGTTGGAATTGCGAACGGTCAACTGGCAGGTGCAGCCGCTTTCGGTTCGCAACGTGCACTCTTCGTTCTTCGATGATCGCGACTTGTTTCCAGCGGGCTCGGTCACGTTTGACAACGCGCTGTTGATGCGGGACATCGAGCACGAATGGCACAGCCGAAAATCGCTCTGCGGCCATTGCGGCTGA
- a CDS encoding sigma-54-dependent transcriptional regulator produces the protein MPSLLVIDDDRAILALAEKTLSPIADITTCASAADGLAELRRGSYDAVLLDIQLPDQNGLAVYCEIREHDRRIPVIFMTVEAASNTAIEAMQLGAFDYIAKPLHVEPLRDLVEKAIEQRQISSVPVAISADDEGGDQAAELFIGRSPAMLDVFKAIGKVAKQDVPILIRGESGTGKELVARALFQYSHRSEETFLAVNCAALPDNLLESELFGHEKGAFTGAESRRIGKFEQCNGGTLFLDEIGDMAPAVQAKVLRVLQEQRFERVGGNKELTTDVRIIAATNRPLEQMVQDGEYREDLLYRLNGVTIELPPLRDRLSDVPSLIRFFLAQAKKEFNKPDLEGLSPEAVELLTAYDWPGNVRQLRAVIRRCVLDTVMPVITPDTLPAAITGTVSRVTKTPSHDVAPPEEPTAGTQLPQLVQRLLDERSTNIYAEAMEYMERFVILKVLQTTDGNQSQAAEMLGITRGKLRDRINSYNIVLKSDVLVEE, from the coding sequence ATGCCTAGTCTTTTAGTCATTGATGATGACCGTGCGATTTTGGCTCTGGCGGAAAAAACGCTTTCCCCGATCGCGGACATCACGACGTGTGCCAGCGCCGCCGACGGCCTGGCCGAACTGCGCCGCGGGTCCTACGACGCGGTCTTGCTGGATATTCAGCTGCCGGACCAAAACGGGCTGGCCGTCTACTGCGAAATCCGCGAACACGACCGCCGAATCCCGGTGATTTTCATGACCGTCGAGGCGGCCAGCAACACCGCGATCGAAGCGATGCAGTTGGGCGCGTTCGATTACATCGCCAAACCCCTGCACGTCGAACCGCTACGTGACCTGGTCGAAAAAGCGATCGAGCAGCGCCAGATCAGCAGTGTGCCCGTCGCCATCTCGGCCGACGACGAGGGTGGCGACCAAGCGGCCGAGCTGTTCATCGGTCGATCACCGGCCATGCTGGACGTTTTCAAAGCAATCGGAAAGGTCGCCAAGCAAGATGTGCCGATTTTAATTCGTGGTGAAAGCGGCACCGGAAAAGAACTGGTCGCCCGGGCACTGTTCCAATACAGCCACCGCAGCGAGGAAACGTTTCTGGCCGTCAATTGCGCTGCCTTGCCAGACAATTTGCTCGAAAGCGAACTGTTCGGTCACGAGAAAGGCGCGTTCACGGGAGCGGAAAGTCGGCGAATCGGGAAATTCGAACAGTGCAACGGCGGAACCTTGTTCCTGGACGAAATCGGCGACATGGCGCCGGCCGTCCAAGCCAAAGTGCTCCGCGTCCTGCAAGAACAACGTTTTGAACGGGTCGGTGGCAACAAAGAACTGACCACCGACGTTCGGATCATCGCCGCGACCAACCGACCGCTGGAACAAATGGTCCAAGACGGCGAATATCGCGAAGACCTGCTGTATCGGCTCAACGGGGTGACCATCGAACTGCCGCCACTGCGCGACCGACTCAGCGACGTGCCGTCCTTGATTCGATTCTTTCTCGCGCAGGCCAAAAAAGAATTCAACAAACCCGACCTGGAAGGGCTGTCCCCCGAAGCGGTTGAACTGCTGACCGCGTACGACTGGCCCGGCAACGTCCGACAATTGCGCGCGGTCATCCGCCGCTGTGTGCTCGACACCGTGATGCCGGTCATCACCCCCGACACCCTCCCCGCCGCAATCACCGGCACCGTTTCACGGGTCACGAAAACGCCCAGCCATGATGTCGCCCCACCAGAAGAGCCCACCGCAGGCACCCAATTGCCACAATTGGTGCAGCGTTTGCTGGATGAACGTTCAACCAATATCTACGCCGAAGCGATGGAGTACATGGAGCGTTTTGTCATCCTGAAAGTGTTGCAAACGACCGATGGGAACCAAAGCCAAGCGGCGGAGATGCTGGGCATCACGCGAGGCAAATTGCGAGACCGAATCAACTCGTACAACATCGTGCTCAAGAGTGACGTGTTGGTCGAGGAATAA